The Flaviramulus sp. BrNp1-15 genome has a window encoding:
- a CDS encoding TonB-dependent receptor: MRKQIKHILLVAITLVATISFSQDRKNDTINTGVIDVVKPYTPTISDAFKVKEVPLLDDETTETKKEVKYNIFSFPVASTFTPAKGKAAGVEKRAPAKLFDNYATLGVGTYTTILGEVYLNHAISRTESVGGYVSHHSSQGGIEGIQFDDGFSDSKINVNYSSRLRDLSWNVEGGFQQQMYNWYGVPDSQITLAQTNNIDVGHSFYNAHFGGDISFEDTYINSGSFFFRRFGDNQGSGENRFIVKAKVDVPINDVEISTDFKFDYIGGTFDRNYFTTDELRYGNFFIGVTPTYELKQDDLTVNLGVSAFYLNDKETGDNKFYIYPNVSATYRLVNDVLIAYGGIKGDLIQNSYYDFATENPFVSPTLFIMPTDQLYNAYVGLKGKLSSNMSYNISGRYISDRNRALYKTNIVKNVTSENDYDHGNSFGLVYDNVDTFGVAGEINVDVNRNFKLGLKAEYFTYDTDDEAEAWNLPDIKGSLFLDYQINEHWFAGANLFYIGERKDQLEFEGALLPEDLVTNVILDSYFDANAHLGYHINDQISVFAKANNIANKAYQKWQNFPVQSIQFLAGATYKFDF; this comes from the coding sequence ATGCGAAAGCAAATAAAACATATTTTACTGGTAGCCATAACGTTAGTTGCTACAATATCATTCTCTCAAGACAGAAAAAATGACACTATAAATACCGGTGTAATAGATGTTGTAAAGCCATACACACCTACTATTTCTGATGCGTTTAAGGTAAAGGAAGTCCCATTATTAGATGATGAAACTACCGAAACTAAAAAAGAGGTTAAGTACAATATTTTTTCTTTTCCAGTTGCATCAACCTTCACGCCAGCAAAAGGGAAAGCAGCTGGTGTTGAAAAACGAGCTCCAGCAAAATTGTTTGATAATTATGCAACGTTAGGTGTTGGAACATACACCACTATTTTGGGTGAAGTATATTTAAATCACGCTATTAGTAGAACAGAAAGTGTTGGTGGTTATGTAAGTCATCATTCGTCACAAGGTGGAATAGAAGGTATACAGTTTGATGATGGCTTTTCAGATTCCAAAATTAATGTGAATTATAGTAGTCGATTGCGCGATTTATCGTGGAATGTAGAAGGTGGTTTTCAACAACAAATGTATAATTGGTATGGTGTTCCAGATTCTCAAATCACCTTAGCGCAAACCAATAATATAGATGTTGGACATTCGTTTTACAATGCACATTTTGGTGGCGATATTTCTTTTGAAGATACTTACATAAATTCAGGAAGTTTCTTTTTCAGACGTTTTGGCGACAATCAAGGTTCAGGAGAAAATAGATTTATTGTAAAAGCTAAAGTTGATGTACCGATTAACGATGTGGAAATTTCAACAGATTTTAAGTTTGATTACATCGGAGGAACTTTTGATAGAAATTATTTTACAACAGATGAGTTGCGTTACGGAAACTTTTTCATTGGTGTTACACCAACTTATGAACTTAAGCAAGATGATTTAACGGTTAATTTAGGGGTTTCTGCCTTCTATTTAAACGATAAAGAAACAGGAGATAATAAATTTTATATTTATCCTAATGTGTCTGCAACATACCGTTTGGTTAATGATGTTTTGATAGCTTATGGAGGTATTAAAGGCGATTTAATTCAAAATTCGTATTACGATTTCGCAACCGAAAATCCATTTGTTTCACCTACATTATTTATAATGCCAACAGACCAATTATACAATGCTTATGTGGGTTTAAAAGGAAAATTATCCAGCAACATGAGTTATAACATTAGTGGTCGATATATTTCTGATAGAAATAGAGCCTTGTACAAAACCAATATTGTTAAAAATGTAACTTCAGAAAACGATTACGACCACGGAAACTCATTCGGATTAGTTTATGATAATGTTGATACCTTTGGAGTGGCAGGAGAAATAAATGTTGATGTAAACCGAAATTTTAAACTAGGCTTAAAAGCAGAATATTTTACTTATGATACCGATGACGAAGCAGAAGCGTGGAATTTACCAGATATAAAAGGTTCTCTGTTTTTAGATTATCAAATAAATGAACATTGGTTTGCAGGTGCTAATTTATTTTACATTGGCGAACGTAAAGACCAATTGGAGTTTGAAGGCGCATTACTACCAGAAGATTTGGTTACAAACGTAATTTTAGATAGTTATTTTGATGCCAATGCACATTTGGGTTATCATATAAACGACCAAATTTCGGTATTTGCCAAAGCTAATAATATTGCCAATAAAGCGTATCAAAAATGGCAAAACTTTCCGGTGCAAAGTAT
- a CDS encoding tetratricopeptide repeat protein, whose translation MANKNIISLWVAICFSFQIIAQQSATYTSNLVDYQKALSLYNNQQYLAAQSLFRSIKKSSSEDIIKSDCTYYIANCAVRLNQQNADQLVEDFVKEYPTSTKRNTAFVDVADYYFENSKYAYARKWYDKVNEDALGKSEKEKFYFNNGYSAFSVKQYNEAKKYLNKVESSQEYGSQAKYYIGFMAYEGDDYDEANEYFEQVSDQERYKEKLSYYQADLNFKLGNFEKAIELAKDRLDSSDENEVSELSKIIGESYFNLEKYAEAIPYLQTYQGKKGKRDKTAKWSNTDYYQLGYAYYKQKDYENAISEFNKIVGGTNSIAQNAYYHLGESYVHLDKKQEALNAFKNASEMDFDLKIQEDAWLNYAKISYEIGNPYQSAPQVLAGYLEKYPDTSYREEIETLLIDSYITSKNYKEALKLLEGKKSFDNKVAYQKVAFYRGLELYNDSDYLEAERLFDASLKESLEPNYTARATFWKAEADYNLTNYDEALIGFKQFQQQAESSSTPEIENIDYNLAYTYFKLKKYGQATQYFNQFISSKTEDKVRLNDAYLRLGDGHFVSSQYQSAVNAYENAIKLNEIDSDYPAFQKAISVGYTGQSSKKIKELEQFILDYPKSKLRDDAMYELGNSYVKANETNKAMDIYNRLSREYSMSSFVPKALLRQGLVYYNGNENERALTKFKKVAGDYPGTPEAVQSVATAKLIYIDMGRVDEYASWVRTLNFVEVTDADLDNANYEAAEKQYLDGNTDKAIKQFNGYLNQFPNGLHALQSHFYVAQLYYKKDLLENAAPHYKYIVEKPQSEYTEEALTRLSQFQLEKKSWNQAIPLLLRLEQEANFPQNVVFAQSNLMKANYQLQNYNEAVAYAEKVLVSSKIDNKIKSDAHVIIARSAIKTNNEAQAKTAYAQVEKVATGETAAEALYYNAYFKNKESKYEASNNAVQKLAKDFSGYKYYSAKGLVLMAKNYYALNDAFQATYILESVIQNFSEFDDVVSEAKEELRKIKVEEAKTNSSIQTEEN comes from the coding sequence ATGGCTAATAAAAATATTATCTCATTATGGGTTGCTATATGTTTCAGTTTTCAAATTATAGCACAACAATCTGCCACTTACACTAGTAATTTGGTCGATTACCAAAAAGCACTTTCCCTTTACAATAATCAACAATATCTTGCTGCTCAATCTCTATTTCGAAGTATAAAAAAATCTTCTTCGGAGGACATTATAAAATCTGATTGTACATATTACATAGCTAATTGTGCTGTTAGGTTAAACCAACAAAATGCAGACCAGTTGGTTGAAGATTTCGTAAAGGAATATCCAACAAGTACTAAAAGAAATACAGCTTTTGTTGATGTTGCCGACTATTACTTTGAAAACTCCAAGTATGCCTATGCCCGAAAATGGTACGATAAAGTAAACGAAGATGCTTTAGGAAAAAGCGAAAAGGAGAAATTTTATTTCAACAATGGGTATTCGGCGTTTTCAGTAAAGCAATATAATGAAGCAAAAAAATATTTGAATAAAGTAGAAAGCTCACAAGAATACGGCTCGCAAGCCAAATATTACATTGGTTTTATGGCTTATGAAGGTGATGATTACGATGAAGCAAATGAATATTTTGAACAAGTAAGCGACCAAGAACGATACAAAGAAAAACTATCGTATTATCAAGCAGATTTAAACTTCAAATTAGGGAATTTTGAAAAAGCCATAGAATTGGCAAAAGACAGGTTAGATTCCAGTGATGAGAATGAAGTCTCTGAACTCTCAAAAATTATTGGCGAAAGTTATTTTAATTTAGAAAAATATGCCGAAGCTATTCCATATTTACAAACATATCAGGGTAAAAAAGGAAAGCGCGATAAAACAGCCAAATGGAGCAATACCGATTATTATCAACTTGGGTATGCATATTACAAACAAAAAGATTATGAAAATGCAATTTCAGAATTCAATAAAATAGTTGGTGGCACCAATTCTATAGCTCAAAATGCTTACTATCATTTAGGTGAAAGTTATGTGCACTTAGATAAAAAACAAGAAGCCTTAAACGCCTTTAAGAATGCATCAGAAATGGATTTCGATTTAAAAATCCAAGAAGATGCTTGGTTAAACTATGCAAAAATTAGTTACGAAATTGGTAATCCGTACCAATCGGCACCTCAAGTTTTAGCAGGCTATCTTGAAAAATATCCAGATACGAGTTACAGAGAGGAAATAGAAACCCTTTTAATCGATTCTTATATCACTTCAAAAAATTATAAAGAAGCTTTAAAATTATTAGAAGGCAAAAAGAGTTTCGATAATAAAGTGGCTTACCAAAAAGTGGCTTTTTACAGAGGACTCGAACTTTATAACGACAGTGATTATTTAGAGGCAGAGAGGCTTTTTGATGCGTCTTTAAAAGAGTCTTTAGAACCTAATTATACAGCAAGAGCAACCTTTTGGAAAGCAGAAGCAGATTATAATCTTACTAATTACGATGAAGCTTTAATAGGGTTTAAGCAGTTTCAACAACAAGCAGAATCTTCATCAACACCAGAAATTGAAAACATAGATTATAACCTAGCTTACACATATTTTAAGTTAAAAAAATACGGACAAGCTACTCAATATTTCAATCAATTTATTTCAAGTAAAACAGAAGATAAAGTAAGATTGAATGATGCCTATTTGCGTTTAGGTGACGGACATTTTGTTTCCAGTCAATATCAAAGTGCTGTAAATGCTTACGAAAATGCAATTAAATTAAACGAAATAGATTCTGATTATCCAGCGTTTCAAAAAGCGATAAGTGTTGGTTATACGGGGCAATCTTCCAAAAAGATAAAAGAATTAGAGCAGTTTATTTTAGATTATCCAAAGTCCAAACTGCGTGACGATGCCATGTACGAATTAGGTAATTCATATGTGAAAGCAAATGAAACCAATAAAGCGATGGACATCTACAATCGTTTGAGTCGCGAATATAGTATGAGCTCTTTCGTGCCTAAAGCGTTATTGCGACAAGGATTGGTATATTACAATGGCAATGAAAACGAACGCGCTTTAACCAAGTTTAAAAAAGTAGCTGGTGATTATCCAGGAACACCAGAAGCGGTTCAGTCTGTTGCTACGGCCAAATTAATATACATAGATATGGGGCGTGTAGATGAATATGCGTCATGGGTGAGAACCTTGAATTTTGTTGAAGTTACTGATGCCGATTTAGATAACGCTAATTACGAAGCTGCCGAAAAACAATATTTAGATGGCAACACCGATAAAGCAATCAAACAGTTTAATGGATATTTAAATCAATTTCCTAACGGATTACATGCATTACAATCGCATTTTTACGTGGCGCAACTATACTATAAAAAAGATTTACTAGAAAACGCAGCGCCACATTATAAGTATATAGTTGAGAAACCTCAGAGTGAATATACTGAAGAAGCGCTTACGAGGTTATCTCAATTTCAATTAGAAAAGAAGAGTTGGAACCAAGCTATTCCGTTGTTGTTAAGATTAGAGCAAGAAGCAAACTTTCCTCAAAACGTTGTATTTGCGCAATCCAACTTGATGAAAGCGAATTACCAATTGCAAAATTATAACGAGGCTGTCGCTTACGCGGAAAAAGTTTTAGTTAGCTCTAAAATTGATAACAAAATTAAAAGCGATGCCCACGTAATTATAGCGCGTTCTGCTATTAAAACTAACAATGAAGCACAAGCAAAAACAGCATATGCTCAAGTTGAAAAAGTAGCAACAGGAGAAACTGCTGCTGAAGCACTTTACTATAATGCATATTTTAAAAATAAAGAAAGTAAGTATGAAGCATCCAATAATGCAGTGCAAAAATTAGCCAAAGATTTTTCAGGATATAAGTATTATAGTGCAAAAGGGTTGGTGCTTATGGCAAAGAATTATTATGCTTTAAATGATGCGTTTCAGGCTACTTATATTCTAGAAAGTGTCATTCAAAATTTTTCAGAATTTGACGATGTAGTTTCGGAAGCTAAGGAAGAGCTACGTAAAATAAAAGTAGAAGAAGCCAAAACCAATTCATCTATTCAAACTGAAGAAAATTAA
- a CDS encoding cell division ATP-binding protein FtsE — MSKPILELKDASIFQGENLVLANVNVEVNKGDFVYLIGKTGTGKSSFMKTLYGDLPLTEGEGHIVDFDLKTLTDKEIPFLRRKLGVVFQDFKLLTDRTINDNLLFVLKATGWKDKDEMNNRVEEVLTKVDMKTKGFKFPHELSGGEQQRVAIARALLNNPELILADEPTGNLDPQTSLEVMEVLQEINKNGNTILMATHDYALLLKYPSKTLKCDENEVYEVVQRKN, encoded by the coding sequence ATGTCTAAACCTATATTAGAATTAAAAGACGCATCCATTTTTCAAGGTGAAAATCTGGTACTTGCAAATGTTAATGTCGAAGTTAACAAAGGTGATTTTGTTTATTTGATAGGAAAAACAGGTACTGGAAAAAGTAGTTTTATGAAAACACTTTATGGCGACTTACCTTTAACTGAAGGCGAAGGCCATATTGTAGATTTTGATTTGAAAACATTGACAGATAAAGAAATTCCCTTTTTAAGACGAAAACTAGGCGTAGTTTTTCAAGACTTTAAATTGTTAACCGATAGAACGATTAATGATAATTTGCTATTTGTATTAAAAGCTACAGGCTGGAAAGACAAAGACGAAATGAATAACCGTGTTGAAGAAGTTTTAACTAAAGTAGATATGAAAACCAAAGGTTTCAAATTTCCACACGAGCTTTCTGGTGGCGAACAACAGCGCGTTGCCATAGCTCGCGCACTATTAAACAATCCAGAACTTATTCTTGCAGACGAGCCAACTGGAAATTTAGATCCGCAAACGAGTTTAGAAGTTATGGAAGTGCTTCAAGAAATAAACAAAAATGGAAACACTATTTTAATGGCCACACATGATTATGCGTTATTGCTTAAATATCCAAGCAAAACTCTAAAATGTGATGAGAATGAGGTTTATGAGGTTGTGCAGAGGAAAAACTAA
- a CDS encoding glycosyltransferase family A protein, with protein MNGLSICIPVFNFNCIESVKELSKQLETHNINAEILVIDDASSVMLTELAKFITPIYRYEKLAKNIGRAKIRNRLAEKAKFDNILFIDGDSSIPKKFIKNYCLAIENYPNQIICGGTIHHPPNNQKTRLRYNYGVRFEYKKVFIRNQASYHNFRPNNFIIKKNLLKQIPFNEKINKYGHEDTFFAYELKKNNIKIIHIDNPVIHLDSDTNDEYITKTKHSIENLILLKTQYPGFISFSNLLSFVSKFKFLQFKIVKKTSSYLSKLFEIITKKTSNSYVFQLFKFFYLISISE; from the coding sequence ATGAATGGTTTAAGCATCTGTATACCTGTTTTTAATTTTAATTGTATTGAATCTGTAAAAGAACTAAGCAAACAATTAGAAACCCATAACATTAATGCTGAGATTTTAGTTATTGACGATGCTTCAAGTGTGATGCTGACCGAATTAGCTAAATTTATAACCCCAATATATCGCTATGAAAAGTTAGCAAAAAATATAGGTAGAGCAAAAATTAGAAATCGCTTAGCTGAAAAAGCCAAATTTGATAATATTCTATTTATTGATGGTGATTCTAGCATACCAAAAAAATTTATTAAAAACTATTGTTTAGCTATTGAAAACTATCCAAATCAAATTATTTGTGGTGGCACAATTCATCACCCACCAAATAACCAAAAAACTAGACTGAGGTATAATTATGGAGTAAGGTTTGAGTATAAAAAAGTATTCATTCGAAATCAAGCATCTTACCATAATTTTAGACCTAATAATTTTATCATCAAAAAAAACTTATTAAAGCAAATACCATTTAATGAAAAAATTAATAAATACGGACATGAAGACACCTTTTTTGCTTATGAGTTAAAAAAAAATAATATAAAGATTATTCATATTGATAATCCTGTAATTCATCTTGATTCAGATACTAATGATGAATATATAACTAAAACAAAACATAGCATTGAAAACTTAATTTTATTAAAAACTCAATATCCTGGTTTTATTAGTTTTAGCAACTTACTTTCGTTTGTCAGTAAATTTAAGTTTTTACAATTTAAAATTGTTAAAAAAACATCTTCATACTTATCAAAGCTATTTGAAATAATAACTAAGAAAACAAGTAACTCATATGTTTTTCAATTATTTAAATTCTTTTATTTAATATCAATAAGTGAATAA
- a CDS encoding glycosyltransferase, which translates to MNKLGNLNRVSFFSIVIPLYNKEKYVEATIKSVLNQTFKDFELLIINDGSTDNSLKLIKKFKDDRINIFSQKNSGLSATRNIGIKKARANYIAFIDADDLWFEDYLETMHNLIQLNKNYSVFASNYKLLKPKKSISLSNNKPFKTFKKKIISNYFDLTNYKITQSSIVINKNVFEKVGCFDETINYAEDEDFYIRCFANYDLIFYKDPKIYYRVGFETQMSSPNPNFKRVIPDFSSYLNENNLLILKPYLDTIHYKLVVLFKMEKNQRLVRFYKKKIDIKNLNFIQKIKYYLPVNAFYYSKLFYIRFSKIFSNF; encoded by the coding sequence GTGAATAAATTAGGCAACTTAAATAGAGTATCTTTTTTTTCAATAGTTATACCACTTTATAACAAAGAAAAATATGTTGAAGCCACAATAAAAAGTGTTCTAAATCAAACTTTCAAAGATTTTGAACTTTTAATTATTAATGATGGATCTACAGATAATAGTTTAAAGCTTATTAAAAAATTTAAAGATGATAGAATAAATATTTTTAGTCAAAAAAACTCAGGTTTATCAGCAACAAGAAATATTGGAATTAAAAAAGCTCGTGCAAATTATATTGCTTTTATTGATGCTGATGACTTATGGTTTGAAGATTATTTAGAAACCATGCATAATTTGATTCAATTAAACAAAAATTATAGTGTATTTGCTTCAAACTACAAATTACTAAAACCAAAAAAAAGTATTTCATTATCAAACAATAAACCATTCAAGACTTTTAAAAAGAAAATAATATCAAATTATTTTGATTTAACTAATTATAAAATAACACAAAGCTCAATTGTTATTAATAAGAATGTATTTGAGAAAGTTGGCTGTTTTGATGAAACTATTAATTATGCTGAAGATGAGGATTTCTATATTAGATGTTTTGCTAATTATGATTTAATTTTCTACAAAGATCCAAAAATTTATTATAGAGTAGGATTTGAAACACAAATGTCATCACCTAATCCAAATTTTAAAAGGGTAATTCCAGATTTTTCTAGTTATTTAAATGAGAACAACTTATTAATTTTGAAGCCTTATCTTGATACAATACATTACAAGCTAGTTGTATTATTCAAAATGGAGAAGAACCAGCGTTTGGTTAGATTTTATAAAAAAAAGATAGACATTAAAAACCTAAATTTTATCCAAAAAATAAAGTACTATTTACCTGTTAATGCATTTTATTACAGTAAACTATTTTATATCAGGTTTTCAAAAATATTTTCCAATTTTTGA
- a CDS encoding glycosyltransferase yields the protein MSKKICLLVDSLSSGGAEKLAANTSLLLNKKGYEVYIVTMQNSLGYQYKGELYNFGLIKEKNNIFKAFFKFKNFFKIQNFDLVIDHRVRSKYLKEFLFSRLIFQKELVLYYIHNYDLSYSFSFLNSPKLAIIPHVKQKVFISVCKEVQEKLKKDLRIESEVIYNYITEDLLAFQSKRNSLNYIIGVGRLTKIKQFEILIKSYSESKLPKENIQLIILGDGDEKVFLEKKISDFNLKHLIKISPFKNNPYSLIQNAKALVLTSKVEGFPMVLLESLALNTPVIAFNCKSGPSEIIKNKINGLLVENQNPEALTKAINKLMLDKFFYQTVKENSNKGLNKFSEEKFFQKLENIFENLI from the coding sequence ATGAGTAAAAAAATATGTTTATTAGTAGACAGTTTAAGCTCTGGTGGTGCAGAAAAATTAGCTGCTAATACATCTTTACTTTTAAATAAAAAAGGTTATGAAGTCTATATTGTTACTATGCAGAATAGTTTAGGTTATCAATATAAAGGTGAACTTTATAATTTTGGTTTAATAAAAGAAAAAAACAACATATTTAAAGCTTTTTTTAAATTTAAAAACTTCTTTAAAATACAAAATTTTGATTTAGTTATAGATCACAGAGTCCGTTCAAAATACCTAAAAGAATTCTTGTTTTCTCGTTTAATTTTTCAAAAAGAATTGGTTTTATATTATATACACAATTACGATTTATCTTATTCTTTTTCGTTTTTAAATTCACCAAAACTTGCTATCATACCTCATGTAAAACAAAAAGTATTTATTTCAGTTTGTAAAGAAGTACAAGAAAAATTAAAAAAAGATTTACGTATTGAAAGTGAAGTTATTTATAATTATATAACTGAAGATTTATTGGCTTTCCAATCAAAAAGAAATAGTTTGAATTACATAATTGGAGTTGGAAGATTAACTAAGATTAAGCAATTTGAAATATTAATAAAAAGTTATAGCGAATCAAAATTACCAAAAGAAAATATTCAGCTAATAATATTGGGAGATGGAGATGAGAAAGTGTTTTTAGAAAAAAAGATATCTGATTTTAATTTAAAACATTTAATCAAAATTTCACCTTTTAAAAATAACCCGTATTCCTTAATTCAAAATGCTAAAGCGTTGGTGTTGACAAGTAAAGTTGAAGGTTTTCCAATGGTATTACTTGAGTCCTTAGCATTGAATACTCCAGTAATTGCATTTAATTGTAAAAGTGGGCCTAGTGAAATAATAAAGAACAAAATAAACGGTTTATTGGTTGAAAATCAAAATCCAGAAGCATTAACAAAGGCTATAAACAAATTGATGCTAGATAAGTTTTTTTATCAAACCGTAAAGGAAAACTCAAATAAAGGCTTAAATAAATTTTCTGAAGAAAAATTTTTTCAAAAATTGGAAAATATTTTTGAAAACCTGATATAA
- a CDS encoding phosphoethanolamine transferase, which yields MFLIIFIEWDLFNIEDIKEDILFYLGILFLSFSNLINNRFFANSLYFVYILYVILETTSYIAVSSNFSSSYMYLLLESNKQELNEFASSYISNSIILFIVLSCLLFFFIKKNKFGILNKYYSFLGFIIITVFLKFTGLIESNAYHNVVRGTYGYINLQNSVKLNSKISKSDIIIQSDNEVLVVVLGESTARGHMQLYGYHRQNTPLLNSIKDSLFVYNDVISSDVFTLKSVPKMLTSLDVNSKNNEVTNIVEVFNVAGFKTYWLSNQRPISYHDNAISKIASASTMFKFYNHIIEKNTLSLDEVIFPDYNEILKEPGKKIIFIRLIGTHFNYEKRYPESFNVFNKEDGKTSKEQTIINQYDNAILYNDFIIYNLIKDLNKNSNRSALLYMSDHGENLYHNGTDFFGRSEEILTETMFEIPFLLWTSKNFNFPKDFQYNQNRKFMADHTYDCIGHLFGVMHKNMNINNSIFSKSFLSRKRKVIDNTLDFDNYFIEKNE from the coding sequence TTGTTTTTAATAATTTTCATAGAATGGGATTTATTTAATATTGAAGACATAAAGGAAGATATTTTATTTTATTTAGGAATATTATTCTTGTCTTTTAGTAACCTTATTAATAATAGATTCTTTGCTAATAGTTTATATTTTGTGTACATATTGTATGTAATTCTAGAAACAACTTCTTACATAGCTGTTTCATCCAATTTTTCTTCTTCTTATATGTATTTATTGTTAGAATCTAACAAGCAGGAGTTAAATGAATTTGCTTCATCATATATAAGTAATTCTATAATATTGTTTATAGTTCTTAGTTGTCTATTATTCTTTTTTATCAAAAAGAACAAATTTGGGATATTAAATAAATACTATTCGTTTCTAGGGTTTATAATTATTACAGTTTTTTTAAAGTTTACTGGTTTAATAGAAAGTAATGCATATCATAATGTTGTTAGAGGTACATATGGTTATATTAATTTACAGAATAGTGTTAAGTTAAATTCTAAAATTAGTAAATCCGATATTATAATTCAATCAGATAATGAAGTTCTTGTTGTAGTTTTAGGAGAGTCAACAGCAAGAGGTCACATGCAGCTTTATGGTTATCATAGACAAAACACACCGCTTTTAAACTCAATAAAAGATAGCTTGTTTGTTTATAATGATGTTATTTCATCAGATGTTTTCACTTTAAAATCAGTACCTAAAATGTTAACGTCTTTAGATGTTAATTCAAAAAATAATGAAGTAACTAATATCGTAGAAGTTTTTAATGTAGCTGGGTTTAAAACTTATTGGTTATCTAATCAAAGACCAATTAGTTATCATGATAATGCTATAAGTAAAATTGCTTCAGCATCAACAATGTTTAAATTTTATAATCATATAATTGAAAAGAATACACTAAGTTTAGACGAAGTTATATTCCCAGACTATAATGAAATATTAAAAGAACCAGGTAAAAAAATTATTTTTATTAGGTTAATAGGCACTCATTTTAATTATGAAAAAAGGTATCCAGAATCTTTTAATGTTTTTAATAAAGAAGATGGCAAAACTTCTAAAGAACAAACTATTATTAATCAATATGATAATGCAATATTATACAATGATTTTATAATATATAATTTAATTAAAGACCTGAATAAAAATAGTAATAGAAGTGCGCTTTTATATATGTCAGACCATGGTGAAAATTTATATCATAATGGCACAGACTTTTTTGGACGCTCTGAAGAAATTTTAACTGAGACTATGTTTGAAATTCCATTTTTACTCTGGACGTCTAAAAATTTTAATTTCCCAAAAGATTTTCAATATAACCAAAACAGAAAATTTATGGCTGATCATACTTATGATTGTATTGGGCATCTTTTTGGTGTGATGCATAAAAACATGAATATTAATAATAGTATTTTTAGTAAATCATTTTTATCACGAAAAAGAAAGGTAATTGATAATACGTTAGATTTTGATAACTATTTTATAGAAAAGAATGAGTAA